The following are encoded in a window of uncultured Pseudomonas sp. genomic DNA:
- a CDS encoding dicarboxylate/amino acid:cation symporter: protein MSVTRQILLALVFGILTGLVLNTSAGALPEGSVIWLDANLLTPVGNIFLRLLQFVVVPMVFGALILSLTNREHGAAVGRHAGRLLVGYVLTSAIALALGMLVAQWLSPGSGAESLVSQAPESRQADSLSQWLVALVPNNPFTALSSGGLLQVIFAAALIGIAMRALPADSAPLRRLIESGYTVTLKVLEFVLKLAPYGVFALITSVIASQGLDLLLRLGMYVVGLTLALALMAALYLLLLGITGARPLAFVKHFGQSLGFAFGTASSGATLPLALGNARSYGMSESLASFALPFGTALKRDGAAVLQGFNALFVAQLFNIDITTSLLITVFTTGLLVSFSTAGVPGAGLVAMTTVLGAAGLPLEGVAVVAGVDRFTDGLRTALNVMGNCANAALLERLDGDRAVPPPVLNDEGERSAV from the coding sequence ATGTCCGTCACTCGCCAGATCCTGCTTGCCCTTGTGTTCGGCATCCTTACCGGTCTTGTACTGAATACCAGCGCCGGTGCATTGCCTGAAGGCAGCGTGATCTGGCTGGACGCTAATTTATTGACCCCTGTGGGCAATATCTTCCTGCGCCTGTTGCAGTTCGTGGTCGTACCCATGGTGTTCGGCGCTTTGATCCTGAGCCTAACTAACCGCGAGCATGGTGCCGCTGTTGGTCGTCATGCCGGTCGCTTGCTGGTGGGCTATGTGTTGACCAGTGCCATAGCGCTGGCGCTGGGCATGCTGGTGGCGCAATGGTTGAGTCCAGGTAGCGGAGCCGAGAGCCTCGTCAGCCAGGCACCTGAAAGCCGTCAGGCCGACAGCCTCAGCCAATGGTTAGTCGCGTTGGTGCCGAACAACCCGTTTACGGCCTTGAGCAGTGGCGGTCTGTTGCAGGTTATCTTCGCCGCTGCGCTGATCGGCATCGCCATGCGTGCGTTGCCGGCGGACAGCGCGCCGTTACGCCGGTTGATTGAGAGTGGCTACACCGTCACCCTCAAGGTGTTGGAGTTCGTACTCAAATTGGCACCTTATGGGGTGTTTGCCTTGATCACTTCGGTGATTGCCAGCCAGGGGCTGGACTTGCTCTTGCGTCTTGGTATGTACGTGGTTGGCCTGACGCTGGCTCTGGCACTGATGGCGGCTCTCTATCTGCTACTGCTGGGCATCACTGGCGCACGTCCGCTGGCGTTCGTAAAGCATTTTGGTCAGAGCTTGGGCTTCGCTTTTGGTACCGCTAGCTCAGGTGCGACGCTTCCTTTGGCCCTTGGCAACGCACGCAGCTACGGTATGAGTGAATCCTTAGCCAGCTTTGCCCTGCCCTTTGGCACCGCCCTTAAGCGCGATGGAGCAGCCGTACTGCAGGGCTTTAATGCGTTATTCGTCGCCCAGCTTTTCAACATCGACATCACCACCTCGCTGTTGATCACGGTGTTTACCACCGGCCTGCTAGTCAGCTTTTCCACCGCTGGTGTGCCGGGTGCCGGGCTGGTGGCCATGACGACAGTACTGGGGGCCGCCGGCCTGCCGCTGGAAGGCGTCGCAGTTGTTGCAGGTGTTGACCGCTTTACTGATGGTCTGCGGACCGCCCTCAACGTGATGGGTAACTGTGCCAACGCCGCATTGCTTGAACGGCTGGATGGAGATCGTGCAGTGCCGCCGCCCGTGCTCAATGATGAGGGCGAACGCTCTGCGGTTTGA
- a CDS encoding zinc-dependent alcohol dehydrogenase family protein — MSRIVRFHEFGEADVLKIEERNVPVPAVGEVLIGVEAVGVSWHDVLWRQNLAPTLAQLPASLGHEVAGVVLALGDGVTDLAVGDRVASFPGHSANHYPSYAEHVVLPRSSVARYPENLTAQQAAVHYLPSMVGWFGFVELAHLQPGETVLVTAASRCWGPYIVQMGKALGATVIAATAYAEDSEFLKQLGADHIILTEEQDLVSRVSKLTDGQGVNVVMDALGGPQMCLLGDAIAPRGRLILFDLQGGNETPFPACAAFQKNIQFFVHCIGNFTGKEELNIPQDQAAVAKAVQGINQLTTDGLIRPLIDKVFNFDDVSEAHRYMETCPSRGRVMLQV, encoded by the coding sequence ATGTCCCGCATAGTGCGTTTCCATGAGTTTGGTGAGGCCGATGTCCTCAAGATCGAAGAGCGTAACGTCCCTGTACCTGCAGTGGGTGAAGTGCTGATCGGTGTTGAAGCCGTGGGCGTCAGCTGGCACGACGTACTCTGGCGGCAGAACCTTGCACCCACCTTGGCCCAGCTGCCTGCCAGCCTCGGCCATGAAGTAGCCGGTGTGGTACTGGCGCTCGGTGACGGGGTCACTGATCTGGCCGTGGGTGATCGGGTTGCCAGCTTCCCGGGGCACAGCGCCAATCATTACCCCAGTTACGCCGAGCACGTGGTTTTACCGCGCAGCTCTGTGGCTCGCTACCCAGAAAACCTGACCGCGCAACAGGCGGCCGTGCACTATTTACCTTCAATGGTCGGCTGGTTCGGGTTTGTCGAGTTGGCACATTTGCAGCCAGGCGAAACCGTGTTGGTAACCGCCGCCAGTCGCTGCTGGGGCCCATATATTGTGCAAATGGGCAAAGCCCTAGGTGCCACGGTTATCGCCGCGACGGCCTATGCCGAGGACAGCGAGTTTCTTAAACAGTTGGGCGCTGATCACATCATCCTCACAGAGGAGCAGGACCTGGTTAGCCGCGTCAGCAAACTCACCGATGGCCAGGGCGTCAATGTGGTGATGGATGCGTTGGGCGGCCCGCAAATGTGCCTGCTGGGCGACGCCATCGCGCCACGTGGGCGGCTGATCCTGTTTGATCTGCAAGGCGGCAATGAAACGCCATTTCCAGCCTGCGCAGCATTCCAGAAAAATATTCAGTTCTTCGTGCACTGCATCGGCAACTTCACCGGCAAAGAAGAGCTGAATATCCCGCAAGACCAGGCTGCCGTAGCCAAGGCGGTGCAGGGTATCAATCAGCTGACAACAGATGGTTTGATCAGGCCACTGATCGACAAGGTGTTCAACTTCGACGACGTGAGCGAAGCGCATCGCTATATGGAAACGTGCCCGAGTCGTGGCCGAGTGATGTTGCAGGTTTAA
- a CDS encoding LysR family transcriptional regulator, with protein sequence MNRNDLRRVDLNLLIVFETLMHERSVTRAAEKLFLGQPAISAALARLRSLFDDPLFVRTGRSMEPTARAMEIATLLSPALDSISTAVSRAADFHPATSNAVFRIGLSDDVEFGLLPPLIKRLRAEAPGVVLVIRRTNYLLMPALLASGEISVGVAYTEELPANAKRKVLRRSKPKLLRADSAPGLLSLDDYCSRPHALVSFAGDLSGFIDAELEKLGRKRRVVLALPQFNGLGTLLSGTDILATVPDYTAAALSSAGGVRAEELPLAAQTFELHMAWRGAQDNDPAERWLRSRIQMFCGDPDSME encoded by the coding sequence ATGAACCGTAACGATCTTCGCCGCGTCGATCTCAACCTGCTGATCGTCTTTGAAACGTTGATGCATGAACGTAGCGTGACCCGTGCGGCGGAAAAGCTGTTTCTTGGCCAGCCGGCCATCAGTGCGGCCCTGGCGCGTTTGCGCAGCCTGTTTGATGACCCGTTGTTCGTGCGTACAGGCCGCAGTATGGAGCCAACGGCACGGGCCATGGAGATCGCCACCCTGCTCTCGCCGGCGCTGGATTCCATCTCCACGGCAGTCAGTCGCGCCGCTGATTTTCACCCCGCCACCAGTAACGCGGTGTTTCGCATCGGGTTGTCGGATGATGTCGAATTCGGCCTGCTGCCGCCGCTGATCAAACGTCTGCGCGCAGAAGCCCCCGGCGTGGTGCTGGTGATTCGTCGTACCAACTACCTGTTGATGCCGGCGCTGCTGGCTTCTGGCGAAATCTCCGTGGGCGTGGCCTACACCGAAGAGTTGCCAGCCAATGCCAAACGCAAAGTGCTGCGCCGCAGCAAGCCGAAGTTGCTGCGCGCAGATTCCGCGCCGGGGCTGCTGAGCCTGGATGACTACTGCTCACGGCCGCATGCGCTGGTGTCTTTTGCCGGCGACCTCAGTGGTTTTATCGATGCGGAGCTGGAGAAGCTTGGCCGCAAGCGCCGGGTGGTACTCGCCCTGCCCCAGTTTAATGGCCTTGGCACCCTCCTCTCCGGCACGGATATTCTCGCCACCGTACCGGATTACACCGCTGCAGCGCTGAGCTCCGCGGGGGGCGTGCGCGCGGAGGAGTTACCCCTTGCGGCGCAAACCTTCGAGCTGCACATGGCCTGGCGTGGAGCCCAGGACAATGATCCTGCCGAACGCTGGTTACGCTCGCGTATCCAGATGTTCTGTGGCGACCCAGATAGCATGGAATAG
- the mexE gene encoding multidrug efflux RND transporter periplasmic adaptor subunit MexE: MAQTNTNHWHFPLTLVAVLFLSACGKAPQSAQQMPPAKVSVAPVIEQPITEWDEFTGRLEAPESVDIRPRVSGLVDRVAFNEGSLVKKGDLLFQIDPRPFQAEVKRLEAQLQQARASYARTQSEANRGERLRHSNAISAELADARASAAAEAKAAVAGIQAQLDNARLNLSFTRVTAPIDGRVSRAEITEGNLVNAGQSHLTTLVSTDKVYAYFDADERVFLKYVELARQAGAQARDASPVYLGLSNEDGHPHLGQLDFLDNQVNPQTGTIRGRAVFDNHDGRFTPGLYARLKLVGSSQYTAALIKDEAVGTDLGKKFVLVLDKDNAVQYRAIELGPKLEGLRIVRSGLAKGEQIVVNGLQRAFPGATVDPQSVPMADEQTQALLSEQRQAIERHTPRGLTVKNISASPAPRG; encoded by the coding sequence ATGGCGCAGACCAATACAAATCACTGGCATTTTCCGCTGACCCTTGTCGCGGTGCTGTTCTTGAGCGCGTGTGGCAAGGCACCGCAAAGCGCACAACAAATGCCGCCTGCCAAAGTCAGTGTGGCGCCAGTAATCGAACAGCCGATAACCGAGTGGGACGAATTCACCGGTCGCCTAGAAGCCCCCGAGTCAGTGGATATTCGCCCACGGGTCTCCGGCCTGGTTGACCGCGTCGCCTTCAATGAAGGCAGTTTGGTGAAAAAAGGCGACCTGCTGTTTCAGATTGACCCGCGCCCCTTCCAGGCGGAGGTCAAACGCCTTGAAGCCCAGTTGCAGCAAGCCCGCGCCAGCTACGCCCGGACCCAAAGCGAAGCCAATCGCGGCGAACGTCTGCGCCACAGCAACGCCATTTCTGCCGAATTAGCCGATGCCCGCGCCAGTGCGGCAGCTGAAGCCAAAGCGGCCGTCGCAGGTATCCAGGCGCAACTCGACAACGCGCGCCTCAACCTCAGTTTTACCCGTGTTACCGCGCCGATTGATGGGCGTGTCAGCCGTGCAGAAATCACCGAAGGCAACCTGGTCAATGCCGGGCAAAGCCACCTAACGACCCTGGTGAGCACGGACAAGGTCTACGCCTATTTCGACGCCGACGAGCGCGTATTCCTTAAATACGTCGAGCTGGCGCGTCAGGCCGGCGCTCAAGCCCGCGATGCCAGTCCGGTCTATCTGGGGCTTTCCAACGAAGACGGCCATCCCCACCTGGGCCAGTTGGATTTTCTCGATAACCAAGTCAACCCGCAAACCGGCACCATCCGTGGCCGTGCGGTCTTCGATAACCACGACGGGCGCTTTACCCCTGGCCTCTACGCACGCCTCAAGCTGGTGGGCAGCAGCCAATACACGGCCGCGCTGATCAAGGACGAAGCCGTCGGCACCGACTTGGGGAAGAAGTTCGTGCTGGTGCTCGATAAGGACAACGCGGTGCAGTACCGGGCGATTGAGCTGGGGCCGAAGCTGGAAGGCCTGCGCATCGTGCGCAGCGGTCTGGCCAAAGGCGAGCAGATCGTGGTCAACGGTTTGCAACGCGCGTTCCCCGGCGCAACGGTCGATCCGCAAAGCGTCCCGATGGCCGATGAGCAGACCCAAGCGCTATTAAGCGAACAACGTCAGGCCATCGAGCGCCATACCCCTCGTGGGCTCACGGTGAAAAACATCTCCGCCAGCCCTGCACCACGCGGATAA
- a CDS encoding efflux RND transporter permease subunit, translating to MNFSQFFIQRPIFAAVLSLLILIGGAISLFQLPISEYPEVVPPTVVVRASFPGANPKVIGETVASPLEQAITGVEGMLYMSSQGTADGKMTLTLTFALGTDLDKAQVQVQNRVTRTMPTLPTEVQRLGVTVDKASPDLTMVVHLTSPDDRYDMLYLSNYAALNVKDELARLDGVGDVQLFGLGNYSLRVWLDPNKVASRGLTAADVVNAIREQNRQVAAGSLGAPPSDAGNSFQLSINTQGRLVSEEEFENIIIRAGEHGEITRLKDIARIELGSSQYALRSLLNNKPAVAIPVFQRPGSNAIEISDAVRSRMAELKQSFPQGVDFEIVYDPTIFVRGSIEAVVHTLLEAIILVVLVVIVFLQTWRASIIPLAAVPVSLIGTFAVMHMFGFSLNALSLFGLVLAIGIVVDDAIVVVENVERNIGLGKTPVEATQQAMKEVTGPIVATALVLCAVFIPTAFISGLSGQFYQQFALTIAISTVISAFNSLTLSPALAAVLLKSHDAPKDRFSKVLDKLFGGWLFTPFNRAFERASHGYVGTVKRVLRGSGIALFIYAGLMGLTYLGFATTPSGFVPAQDKQYLVAFAQLPDAATLDRTEAVIKEMSEIAGKHPGVANTVAFPGLSINGFTNSPNSGIVFTPLKAFDERSDPSMSANAIAAELNAQFSEIQDAYIAIFPPPPVQGLGTIGGFRLQVQDRGNLGYDALFVQTQNIIAKARQLPELNPMSVFTSYQVNVPQIDAAIDRDKAKIHGVAISDIFDTMQIYLGSLYANDFNRFGRTYQVNVQAEQQFRLEPEQIGQLKVRNNRGEMVPLSAFLKVSPSSGPDRVMHYNGFLTAEINGAAAPGYSSGQAEAAMANLLKEELPKGMSFEWTDLTYQQILAGNSAIFVFPLCVLLAFLVLAAQYESWSLPLAVILIVPMTLLSAITGVILTGGDNNIFTQIGLIVLVGLACKNAILIVEFAKEKQEEGMDRVAAVLEACRLRLRPILMTSFAFIMGVVPLVLSSGAGAEMRHAMGVAVFSGMLGVTFFGLLLTPLFYVLIRGFVEKREAQKAANVQEVQG from the coding sequence ATGAATTTTTCGCAATTCTTTATTCAGCGGCCGATCTTCGCGGCAGTGCTGTCACTGTTGATCCTGATCGGCGGCGCAATCTCGCTGTTTCAGTTGCCGATCAGCGAATACCCGGAGGTCGTACCGCCCACCGTGGTGGTGCGCGCCAGCTTCCCCGGGGCTAACCCCAAAGTGATCGGTGAAACCGTGGCCTCGCCGCTGGAGCAAGCGATTACCGGCGTGGAAGGCATGCTCTATATGTCGTCCCAAGGCACTGCCGACGGCAAGATGACCCTGACCCTGACCTTCGCCCTGGGTACTGACCTGGACAAAGCCCAGGTGCAGGTGCAGAACCGTGTGACCCGCACCATGCCGACCCTGCCCACTGAAGTACAGCGCCTCGGCGTCACCGTCGACAAGGCCTCGCCGGACCTGACCATGGTGGTGCACCTGACCTCACCGGACGACCGCTACGACATGCTGTATCTGTCCAACTACGCCGCGCTCAACGTAAAGGACGAGTTGGCGCGCCTGGATGGTGTGGGTGATGTGCAGCTGTTTGGTCTGGGTAACTACTCGCTGCGTGTATGGCTGGACCCGAACAAAGTCGCCTCGCGGGGCCTCACCGCCGCGGACGTGGTCAATGCCATCCGCGAGCAAAACCGCCAAGTCGCCGCCGGCTCGCTCGGTGCGCCGCCGTCTGATGCCGGCAATAGCTTCCAGTTGTCGATCAACACCCAGGGCCGTTTGGTATCAGAGGAAGAGTTCGAGAACATCATCATCCGCGCCGGCGAGCACGGCGAAATCACTCGTCTGAAGGACATCGCCCGCATCGAACTGGGCTCCAGCCAATATGCGTTGCGCTCGCTGCTCAACAACAAACCGGCGGTGGCCATTCCGGTGTTCCAACGCCCCGGCTCCAACGCCATTGAGATCTCCGATGCGGTGCGCTCGCGCATGGCCGAGCTGAAACAAAGCTTCCCGCAGGGTGTGGACTTTGAGATCGTCTACGACCCCACCATCTTCGTCCGTGGCTCCATCGAAGCGGTGGTACACACCTTGCTTGAAGCCATCATCCTGGTGGTGCTGGTGGTGATTGTGTTCCTGCAAACCTGGCGCGCCTCGATCATCCCGCTGGCTGCCGTGCCGGTGTCCTTGATCGGCACCTTTGCCGTGATGCACATGTTTGGCTTCTCGCTTAACGCGCTGTCGCTGTTCGGCCTGGTATTGGCCATTGGCATCGTGGTGGACGACGCGATCGTCGTGGTGGAGAACGTCGAGCGCAATATCGGCCTGGGTAAAACCCCGGTGGAAGCCACCCAACAGGCGATGAAAGAAGTCACCGGGCCGATCGTCGCCACGGCCCTGGTGCTCTGCGCGGTGTTTATCCCCACGGCGTTTATTTCCGGGCTTAGCGGGCAGTTCTACCAGCAGTTCGCCCTGACCATCGCGATCTCCACGGTGATCTCGGCGTTTAACTCACTGACCCTGTCCCCTGCCCTGGCCGCTGTGCTGTTGAAAAGCCACGACGCGCCGAAAGACCGTTTCTCCAAGGTGCTCGATAAGCTGTTTGGTGGCTGGTTGTTCACGCCATTTAACCGGGCATTCGAGCGTGCCAGCCATGGCTATGTCGGCACCGTAAAGCGCGTACTGCGCGGCAGCGGTATCGCCCTGTTTATTTATGCCGGGCTGATGGGCCTGACTTACCTGGGCTTCGCCACTACGCCGAGCGGCTTTGTACCGGCGCAGGACAAACAATACCTGGTGGCCTTCGCCCAGTTGCCGGACGCGGCAACCCTGGATCGCACCGAAGCAGTGATTAAAGAGATGTCGGAAATCGCCGGTAAACACCCCGGCGTGGCCAACACCGTGGCCTTCCCCGGTCTGTCGATCAACGGTTTCACCAACAGCCCGAACAGCGGCATCGTCTTCACCCCGCTCAAGGCGTTTGATGAGCGCAGTGACCCGTCGATGAGTGCCAATGCAATTGCCGCAGAGTTGAATGCGCAGTTCAGCGAGATTCAGGACGCCTATATCGCCATCTTCCCGCCACCACCGGTACAGGGCCTGGGCACCATCGGCGGCTTCCGCTTGCAGGTGCAGGACCGCGGCAACCTCGGCTATGACGCGCTGTTTGTACAAACCCAGAATATCATTGCCAAGGCCCGACAACTGCCGGAGTTGAATCCGATGTCGGTGTTCACCAGCTACCAGGTCAACGTGCCGCAGATCGATGCTGCAATTGACCGCGACAAAGCCAAGATTCACGGCGTTGCCATTAGCGACATCTTCGACACCATGCAGATCTACCTGGGGTCGCTGTACGCCAACGATTTCAACCGCTTTGGCCGTACCTATCAGGTCAACGTGCAGGCCGAGCAGCAGTTCCGCCTGGAGCCGGAGCAGATCGGCCAACTCAAGGTGCGCAACAACCGGGGCGAAATGGTGCCGCTGTCGGCCTTCCTCAAGGTCAGCCCGAGCTCCGGCCCGGACCGGGTGATGCACTACAACGGCTTCCTCACGGCTGAGATCAACGGTGCCGCAGCCCCCGGTTACAGTTCCGGTCAGGCTGAGGCGGCGATGGCCAACCTGCTCAAAGAAGAGTTGCCCAAGGGCATGAGTTTCGAGTGGACCGACCTCACCTACCAGCAGATCCTCGCCGGTAACAGCGCGATCTTCGTCTTCCCGCTCTGCGTGCTGCTGGCCTTCCTGGTGCTGGCCGCCCAGTACGAAAGCTGGAGCCTGCCGCTGGCGGTGATTCTGATCGTGCCGATGACGTTGCTGTCGGCCATTACCGGGGTGATTTTGACCGGTGGCGACAACAACATCTTTACCCAGATCGGCCTGATTGTTCTGGTGGGACTGGCCTGTAAAAACGCCATCCTGATCGTCGAATTTGCCAAGGAGAAACAGGAAGAAGGCATGGACCGCGTCGCTGCGGTTCTGGAAGCCTGCCGCCTGCGCCTGCGGCCGATTCTGATGACCAGTTTCGCCTTTATCATGGGTGTGGTGCCGTTGGTGTTGTCCTCGGGCGCGGGCGCGGAAATGCGCCACGCCATGGGGGTGGCGGTATTCAGCGGGATGCTTGGGGTGACCTTCTTCGGCCTGTTGCTGACCCCGTTGTTCTATGTGTTGATTCGCGGTTTCGTAGAGAAACGTGAGGCGCAAAAAGCGGCCAACGTGCAGGAGGTGCAGGGATGA
- a CDS encoding efflux transporter outer membrane subunit, whose translation MKAFAPALFALALSACAVGPNYQTPQPAAVALHSAQGNNYDRSHFEASWWQQFDDPILNQLVEQSLQENRELRVAFARLRAAQAIRDDLGNDQLPTVTSRTSGEFGKAQQPGVTEQRVRGERYDLGLDMLWELDLFGRIQRQLEASDAELEVAEADYQQLQVSLIAELVNAYGSLRGAQLREHIARANLKNQQASRALTEQLREAGIGSQLDVLRSDARLAGTEASVPQLQAQQQRAQNRIATLLGLRPEQLTIDLSPQALPAIAKALPIGDPGELLRRRPDIRAAERQLAAATATIGVATADLFPRVSLSSFLGFTAGRGSQLGSSAAQAWSIAPSISWAAFDLGSVRARLRGAEANADGALANYEQQVLLALEETANAFSDYGKRQQRLLALLRQSDASRAAAEQAAVRYREGEVDFLVLLDAERERLSAEDAQAQAEVELYRAIVAIYKALGGGWQPDA comes from the coding sequence ATGAAAGCCTTTGCCCCCGCTCTCTTCGCACTCGCTTTGTCCGCTTGCGCTGTTGGCCCAAACTATCAGACTCCGCAGCCGGCAGCCGTCGCGCTGCACAGCGCACAAGGCAATAACTACGATCGCTCGCACTTTGAAGCCAGTTGGTGGCAGCAGTTCGACGACCCCATCCTCAATCAGTTGGTCGAGCAGTCGCTGCAGGAAAACCGCGAACTACGCGTGGCCTTTGCCCGCTTACGTGCGGCACAAGCTATTCGTGATGACCTCGGCAATGACCAGCTGCCAACTGTCACCAGCCGCACCAGTGGCGAATTTGGTAAAGCACAACAACCAGGGGTTACCGAGCAACGCGTGCGCGGTGAGCGCTACGACCTCGGTCTGGATATGCTCTGGGAACTGGACCTGTTTGGCCGTATCCAGCGCCAACTGGAGGCTAGCGATGCCGAGCTGGAGGTGGCCGAAGCGGATTACCAGCAGCTACAAGTCAGCCTGATCGCCGAGCTGGTAAATGCTTATGGCAGCCTGCGTGGCGCGCAATTGCGCGAGCACATCGCCCGCGCCAACCTGAAAAACCAGCAAGCATCACGCGCACTTACCGAGCAACTGCGTGAGGCGGGTATTGGCAGTCAACTCGATGTGCTGCGTAGCGATGCCCGCCTGGCCGGCACTGAGGCCAGCGTGCCGCAATTGCAGGCGCAGCAGCAGCGTGCGCAGAACCGCATCGCCACCTTGCTCGGCCTGCGCCCGGAACAACTGACGATTGATCTGTCACCACAAGCCCTGCCTGCCATTGCCAAAGCGCTACCCATTGGCGACCCCGGCGAGTTGTTGCGGCGGCGCCCCGATATTCGTGCTGCCGAACGGCAACTGGCCGCCGCTACCGCGACTATCGGCGTGGCCACGGCCGATCTGTTCCCACGGGTGAGCCTGTCGAGCTTCCTGGGTTTTACCGCCGGGCGTGGTTCGCAGTTGGGTTCATCGGCGGCGCAAGCCTGGAGTATTGCCCCGAGCATCAGCTGGGCCGCGTTTGACCTTGGCAGCGTGCGTGCTCGCCTGCGCGGGGCTGAAGCCAACGCCGATGGTGCGCTAGCCAACTATGAACAACAGGTGCTGTTGGCGCTGGAAGAGACGGCCAATGCCTTTAGTGATTACGGCAAACGTCAACAGCGCCTGCTCGCCCTGCTGCGCCAATCCGATGCCAGTCGCGCAGCCGCCGAACAGGCGGCCGTGCGCTACCGCGAAGGTGAAGTGGATTTTCTGGTGCTGCTCGACGCCGAACGTGAACGGCTCAGCGCTGAAGATGCTCAGGCTCAAGCAGAGGTGGAGTTGTATCGCGCGATTGTCGCCATCTACAAGGCGCTCGGCGGTGGTTGGCAACCGGACGCCTAG
- a CDS encoding GntR family transcriptional regulator: MNEQLQPLKKQTREGKTTRSGTQDDVVYAHIFDAILEQRLAPGTKLSEEALGEIFGVSRTIIRRALSRLAHEGVVLLRPNRGAVVASPGAEEARQIFYVRRMIERAITELACKNAKPEQIAALRQMVIDERDCFARGDRGMGIRLSGEFHLKLAEAAGNLTLLGFLRSLISQTSLIIALYESNSRAHCSDAEHDKVIDAIEAGNVEVAVDLMMRHMDSVDAKLNLDGDTASDDLHAVFSHLLPSAKKKATNH; this comes from the coding sequence ATGAACGAACAATTGCAGCCCCTTAAGAAGCAGACGCGCGAAGGCAAGACCACTCGCAGCGGGACTCAGGACGATGTCGTTTATGCGCACATATTCGATGCCATTCTTGAGCAGCGCTTGGCGCCTGGCACCAAGCTCAGCGAAGAGGCGCTCGGTGAAATTTTCGGCGTAAGCCGCACCATTATTCGCCGTGCTTTATCGCGTCTGGCTCATGAGGGCGTGGTGCTGCTGCGTCCTAACCGTGGTGCGGTGGTGGCTAGCCCAGGCGCGGAAGAAGCCCGGCAAATTTTTTATGTACGGCGGATGATCGAACGCGCAATTACCGAACTGGCCTGCAAGAATGCCAAGCCTGAGCAAATCGCGGCGCTGCGGCAGATGGTAATTGATGAGCGCGATTGTTTTGCCCGTGGCGACCGTGGCATGGGCATTCGCCTGTCGGGCGAGTTCCACCTCAAGCTTGCAGAAGCTGCCGGCAACCTGACCCTGCTGGGTTTTTTGCGCAGCCTGATTTCCCAAACCTCGCTGATCATCGCCTTGTATGAAAGCAACAGTCGTGCGCATTGCTCCGATGCCGAGCACGACAAGGTGATTGATGCCATTGAGGCCGGCAACGTCGAGGTGGCAGTGGACCTGATGATGCGCCACATGGACAGCGTTGACGCCAAGCTCAACCTGGATGGCGACACTGCATCTGACGACCTGCACGCCGTGTTCTCGCACCTGCTGCCAAGTGCCAAGAAGAAAGCAACAAACCACTGA